A genomic window from Candidatus Binataceae bacterium includes:
- a CDS encoding NAD-dependent epimerase/dehydratase family protein codes for MAMRILVTGGAGFIGSSTVDALVNVGAGEIAVLDDLSAGKCEQLNAKARLYQANLCDAAAVQDVMARERPEVIYHLAAQMDVRRSVADPAFDAQVNLVGFLNLMEAGRQHGLKRCVVSSTGGAIYGEQETFPCDEDHPCRPLSPYGIAKLATEKYLFFYRAQYGIDYLALRYANVYGPRQDPHGEAGVVAIFCGRMLEGQRCTIFGDGKQTRDYTYVGDVVRANLYALTSKASGLALNIGTGRETSVNELYTALAQVAGEAPLAQHAEARPGEQLRSVISPGRAAAELGWKPEVGLAEGLERTFSYFRDARGRGR; via the coding sequence ATGGCTATGCGCATACTGGTCACCGGCGGCGCGGGATTTATCGGCTCTAGCACGGTTGATGCCCTGGTCAATGTGGGCGCGGGGGAGATTGCGGTGCTGGACGATCTTTCCGCAGGAAAGTGCGAGCAACTTAATGCCAAGGCACGCCTTTACCAGGCCAATTTGTGCGACGCAGCCGCCGTCCAGGACGTCATGGCGCGCGAGCGGCCCGAGGTCATCTATCATCTCGCGGCGCAGATGGATGTGCGCCGCTCGGTTGCCGATCCTGCCTTCGATGCGCAAGTTAACCTGGTCGGGTTTCTCAACCTGATGGAAGCCGGACGTCAGCACGGCCTAAAACGCTGCGTCGTTTCCTCCACCGGGGGAGCGATATACGGCGAACAGGAAACCTTCCCCTGCGACGAGGACCATCCGTGCCGCCCGTTGAGCCCCTATGGCATCGCCAAGCTTGCGACCGAGAAATATCTGTTTTTCTACCGAGCCCAATACGGGATCGATTACCTCGCACTGCGCTACGCCAACGTCTATGGACCACGGCAGGACCCACATGGGGAGGCGGGGGTGGTGGCGATCTTCTGCGGACGCATGCTCGAGGGCCAGCGCTGCACGATCTTCGGCGACGGGAAGCAAACCCGCGACTACACCTACGTAGGCGACGTGGTGCGCGCCAATCTCTACGCCCTGACGTCGAAGGCCTCGGGTCTCGCGCTCAACATCGGCACCGGCCGCGAGACCAGCGTCAACGAGTTGTATACGGCGCTGGCTCAAGTCGCCGGCGAAGCGCCGCTGGCGCAACATGCCGAGGCGCGTCCCGGCGAGCAGCTGCGCTCGGTGATATCGCCAGGGCGTGCGGCGGCGGAGCTGGGCTGGAAACCGGAAGTCGGGCTCGCCGAAGGATTGGAGCGGACCTTTAGCTATTTTCGCGATGCGCGCGGTCGCGGGCGTTAA
- the lepA gene encoding translation elongation factor 4 — translation MRAVAGVNMTDAASIRNFSIIAHIDHGKSTLADRLLERTGALSKRELKEQFLDSMDLERERGITIKARSVRLNYQSHDGQNYVLNLIDTPGHVDFAYEVSRSLAACEGALLVVDASQGVEAQTLANVYLAIDHGLEIIPVINKIDLPSADVDRTREQIEKIVGLAASDAILTSAKEGVGIDGVLEAIVARIPAPRVETDAPLRALIFDSWYDSYEGAIGLVRVFGGELRRGMGVRLMATDKTGEVMRLGHFTPHEHQVDSLGPGEVGFVVPGIKDVGDMRVGDTVTDAAKPASQPLPGFKELKPMVFAGLYPTEANQYGALRDAIEKLRLNDASLVCEPETSQALGFGFRAGFLGLLHMEIAQERLEREFDINLIVTAPTVAYQVRTTAGETVLVDNPTLLPAENSLEAIEEPFILSSIHMPEEFLGAVMNLCEERRGVQRDMRFVGDKRVILHYELPLAEIVFDFYDRLKSVSRGYASLDYEFLDFRAGPLVKLDIRINGEVVDALSVIVHRDKAYERGRALCEKMRELIPRQMFEVAIQAAIGAKIIARESVKPLRKNVTAKCYGGDVTRKRKLLEKQKEGKKRMKQVGRVEIPQEAFLALLKVGE, via the coding sequence ATGCGCGCGGTCGCGGGCGTTAACATGACCGACGCGGCTTCGATTCGCAATTTCAGTATCATTGCGCATATCGACCATGGCAAATCGACCCTGGCCGACAGGCTCCTGGAGCGCACCGGTGCGCTCTCCAAGCGCGAGTTGAAGGAGCAATTCCTGGACTCCATGGACCTCGAGCGCGAGCGCGGTATCACCATCAAGGCGCGCTCGGTCCGCCTCAACTATCAATCGCACGATGGGCAAAACTACGTTCTCAACCTCATCGACACCCCCGGCCATGTCGACTTCGCCTACGAAGTGTCCCGCAGCCTGGCGGCCTGCGAAGGCGCACTGCTGGTGGTAGACGCGAGCCAGGGGGTGGAAGCACAGACCCTGGCCAATGTCTACCTGGCTATCGATCACGGTCTGGAGATTATCCCGGTCATCAACAAAATCGATCTCCCCAGCGCCGATGTCGACCGCACCCGAGAGCAGATTGAAAAAATTGTCGGCCTGGCTGCATCGGACGCGATACTAACTAGTGCCAAGGAAGGGGTCGGCATCGACGGCGTACTCGAAGCGATCGTCGCGCGAATTCCTGCGCCGCGGGTGGAAACCGACGCACCGCTGCGCGCGCTGATCTTCGACAGTTGGTACGACAGCTACGAGGGGGCGATCGGATTGGTACGGGTGTTCGGCGGAGAGTTGCGCCGAGGGATGGGCGTGCGCCTGATGGCAACCGACAAAACCGGAGAGGTGATGCGCCTGGGGCATTTCACCCCTCACGAGCATCAGGTCGATTCGCTTGGCCCCGGTGAGGTCGGATTCGTGGTCCCCGGCATCAAAGACGTTGGCGATATGCGGGTGGGGGATACGGTTACCGACGCAGCGAAACCTGCCTCGCAGCCGCTGCCGGGCTTCAAGGAACTCAAGCCGATGGTGTTTGCGGGTCTCTATCCGACGGAGGCCAATCAATACGGAGCGTTGCGCGATGCCATCGAAAAGCTCCGGCTCAACGATGCCTCCCTGGTCTGTGAGCCCGAAACCTCGCAAGCATTGGGATTCGGATTCCGCGCTGGCTTCCTTGGGCTACTGCACATGGAAATCGCACAGGAAAGGCTCGAGCGCGAGTTTGATATAAACCTCATCGTTACCGCGCCCACCGTCGCGTACCAGGTGCGGACCACGGCGGGGGAGACCGTGCTCGTCGATAACCCGACGCTGCTGCCGGCCGAGAACAGTCTCGAGGCTATCGAGGAACCCTTCATTCTCTCCTCCATCCATATGCCCGAGGAATTCCTCGGCGCGGTGATGAATCTCTGCGAAGAACGCCGCGGTGTCCAACGCGATATGCGTTTTGTAGGCGACAAGCGGGTGATCCTCCACTACGAGCTTCCCCTAGCGGAGATCGTTTTCGACTTCTACGATCGCCTCAAATCCGTAAGCCGTGGCTACGCGTCGCTCGATTACGAGTTTCTGGACTTCCGGGCCGGGCCTCTGGTTAAATTGGACATTCGAATCAATGGCGAGGTAGTCGACGCTCTGTCGGTCATCGTGCATCGTGACAAGGCCTACGAGCGTGGCAGGGCTTTGTGCGAGAAGATGCGCGAGCTGATTCCCCGCCAGATGTTCGAAGTAGCCATCCAGGCCGCCATCGGAGCGAAGATTATTGCGCGCGAGTCGGTCAAGCCGCTGCGAAAAAATGTCACTGCCAAATGCTATGGCGGCGACGTCACGCGCAAACGCAAGCTGCTCGAAAAACAAAAGGAAGGCAAAAAGCGCATGAAGCAGGTCGGAAGGGTTGAGATTCCGCAGGAAGCCTTTCTGGCCTTGCTGAAGGTGGGCGAGTGA
- a CDS encoding glycosyltransferase family 2 protein codes for MDLSIVVPLFNERDNLTPLHAELARTLAELGRPYEVLFIDDGSDDGSLEVLRTIAGTDSRVRVIRLARNSGQTAALACGFARARGEMVVALDADGENDPADIPKLLAALTDGYDLVSGWRTGRWGQAALSRRLPSIAANALISRITGVRLHDYGCTLKAYRGDLARGLRLYGEMHRFVPAIAAEQGARITEVEVGFRPRTSGASKYGVGRGLRTLLDLITVKFLSGYSTRPIQVFGTIGFVLGALGSLWTAWLVFEKVVLGHNLGDRPALLLAVLLVVVGVQFVSIGLLGEMLARTYHESQGKQTYVIKEEF; via the coding sequence ATGGATCTCTCAATAGTCGTCCCGCTTTTTAACGAGCGCGACAACCTGACTCCGCTCCACGCGGAGCTCGCGCGTACCCTCGCCGAGCTGGGACGGCCTTACGAGGTATTGTTTATCGACGACGGTTCCGACGACGGCAGTCTGGAAGTGCTGCGCACGATTGCCGGGACTGACTCGCGGGTCCGGGTAATCCGGCTGGCACGCAACTCGGGGCAGACCGCGGCACTCGCCTGCGGGTTTGCGCGCGCGCGCGGTGAGATGGTCGTAGCGCTAGACGCTGACGGCGAAAATGACCCGGCCGATATTCCCAAGCTGCTCGCTGCTCTGACCGACGGTTATGACCTGGTCAGCGGATGGAGAACCGGACGCTGGGGGCAGGCGGCGCTGTCGCGGCGGTTGCCGTCGATCGCGGCGAACGCGCTGATTTCTCGCATTACCGGCGTCCGCCTGCACGACTACGGATGCACCTTGAAGGCCTATCGCGGCGACCTGGCGCGAGGGTTGCGCCTGTACGGCGAAATGCACCGCTTCGTGCCCGCCATCGCTGCGGAGCAGGGTGCGCGCATCACCGAGGTCGAAGTCGGCTTCCGCCCGCGCACCTCCGGGGCCTCGAAGTACGGCGTGGGGCGCGGTCTGCGGACGCTGCTTGACCTGATAACGGTCAAGTTCCTGTCCGGATATTCAACCCGGCCGATCCAGGTCTTCGGCACGATCGGCTTCGTTCTCGGTGCGCTGGGTTCATTGTGGACCGCATGGCTGGTGTTCGAGAAAGTGGTTTTGGGTCATAACCTCGGCGACCGGCCGGCGCTGTTACTGGCGGTTTTGCTGGTGGTGGTTGGAGTACAATTCGTGAGCATCGGACTGCTTGGCGAAATGCTGGCGCGAACCTATCACGAATCGCAAGGCAAACAGACCTACGTGATCAAAGAGGAATTCTAG
- a CDS encoding UDP-glucose/GDP-mannose dehydrogenase family protein, producing MNIAVVGTGYVGLVSGTCYAENGNDVACVDIDSRRISALTEGKIPIYEPGLAELVRRNLNEGRIHFSLDVRGAIGQSIVTFVAVGTPMGQSGAADLSSVFSVAEEIAKAAQGYHVVAIKSTVPVGTNDQVKDLLVRLGRADIDVCSVPEFLKEGSAVEDFMRPDRVIIGSRSDRATAILKDIHSPFVRTDNPILVMDPKSAELSKYAANSFLAVRISFINQMANLCETVGADINAVRRGMGSDRRIGSQFLFPGIGYGGSCFPKDVQALIHTADQKQQDCSLLKAAESVNLQQKRLLPKRVTEHFGNDLSGRSFAIWGLAFKPRTDDMREAPSLVVIEELLARGAKVRVHDPEALESARKLLNSKVSFHKTNYEALKGADALLICTEWNEFRRPNFQRIKAELKQPVIFDGRNLYDPELMKALEIRYYSVGRPAV from the coding sequence ATGAATATCGCAGTGGTAGGAACCGGCTACGTGGGATTGGTAAGTGGCACTTGCTACGCCGAGAACGGCAACGATGTCGCGTGTGTGGATATCGATTCCCGGCGTATCTCCGCACTCACGGAAGGTAAGATTCCAATCTACGAACCCGGTCTGGCGGAACTGGTGCGCCGCAATCTGAACGAAGGCCGCATCCATTTTTCGCTCGATGTTCGTGGAGCGATCGGGCAATCGATAGTCACGTTTGTTGCGGTGGGAACACCGATGGGGCAGTCCGGGGCGGCCGACTTATCCAGCGTGTTCAGTGTCGCAGAGGAAATCGCCAAAGCGGCCCAGGGCTATCACGTTGTGGCGATCAAGAGCACAGTCCCGGTTGGCACCAATGACCAGGTAAAAGACCTCCTGGTGCGGCTGGGCCGGGCGGATATCGATGTCTGCTCGGTCCCGGAGTTCCTCAAAGAAGGGTCGGCGGTGGAAGATTTCATGCGCCCCGACCGGGTGATCATCGGTAGCCGGTCCGATCGCGCGACCGCTATCTTAAAGGACATTCACTCGCCCTTTGTGCGCACCGACAATCCTATCCTGGTGATGGATCCGAAGTCCGCGGAGTTGTCCAAGTACGCGGCGAACTCGTTTCTCGCGGTCCGAATTTCCTTCATCAATCAGATGGCCAATCTTTGCGAAACGGTTGGTGCGGACATCAACGCCGTACGCCGCGGGATGGGTTCCGACCGCAGAATTGGATCGCAGTTTCTTTTCCCCGGCATCGGCTACGGCGGGTCGTGCTTCCCTAAGGACGTCCAGGCGCTCATCCATACCGCCGACCAGAAGCAACAGGATTGCTCGCTGCTCAAAGCGGCTGAGAGTGTGAATCTGCAGCAGAAACGGTTGCTGCCAAAGCGAGTTACAGAACATTTCGGCAACGACCTGAGCGGGCGCAGTTTTGCGATTTGGGGACTCGCCTTCAAGCCGCGCACTGACGATATGCGCGAGGCCCCCTCACTGGTGGTGATTGAAGAGTTGCTCGCGCGCGGCGCTAAAGTCCGGGTTCACGATCCGGAAGCGCTGGAAAGCGCCCGCAAGCTGCTCAATTCCAAAGTCAGTTTTCACAAGACTAACTATGAGGCCCTCAAGGGCGCGGATGCCTTGCTCATCTGCACCGAATGGAACGAATTTCGACGACCCAACTTCCAACGCATCAAGGCCGAACTCAAGCAGCCCGTGATATTCGACGGCCGCAACCTGTATGATCCCGAACTAATGAAGGCGTTGGAGATCCGCTACTACTCGGTGGGAAGGCCGGCGGTCTGA